GCAAAGCCCATGAAATCGCGGTCAAGCTGGGGCTCAAGCCCGCAGCTGCTGCAGCTTGAGGACACCGCCATGTCCAACAAGCCGCAGATCTCCTTCGAGGAGATCGAACTCATCCCGCACCCGCTCGAAGCCTGGCGTATGGCGCTTAATGCGCTGATCGCCGTGGCACCCGGCACTGCGGTCGATATCGCCTGGCACCTCAAGGATGCCCGCGAGAAGACTCTGGTGTGCCGCTCCTTCTCGGCCACACAAGGCGAAGTGAAGCTGATCGACCGCCTGATGCTGATTGGTGCCGGGAAGCTGGTTGGCCAGCGCCTGGATCAACAGCGCGCCGCCGGTGTGATTCATCCAGCTGATCACATAGCCAGCTCGTCAAGGCGCGTGCATCTGCATCCCACGTTGCATCCCAGCTCAGGGCCTGCAGCGACTCCTGCAACTGGCCCGGCCGAACAACGCCGGCCTGTTCAACAGCTGCGGCCAGGTGAAGCCATGCCTGAGACAGGGCATTCACCTGCGCCATCAGATTTCCTGCCTGATCGGTCATGACCATGGCTCCTGTCGAGAATGTACACCGCCATGGTGGCCAATTGGTAACGGTTTTGCCCAGCAGCAAAACGGGAATTTATTTGGCGGGCCGCTCTGGCTTGCGCCTGAGGGCCCTCCAATGAGGAAGCGCAATTGGAAAAGAGCCCAGCCGCGGACGATGTGCCAGGCGGTTGAGTGGTCGCTGGAGTTCGCCCTGGAGCACCGGCTAAACGCCGAGCGCATTGCCGAGCGGATGGGGCTGCCCAGTCACTGGGTGATCTACAAGTGGGCCAGCGAAGGGCGCATGCCGGCAGTGTTGATCCCCGCGTTCGAGCACGCCTGCGGCATCAACATGGTCAGCCGCTGGCTGGCCTCCACCAGCGGCAAGCTGCTGGTGGATCTGCCCACCGGCCGCAACTGCACCGCCGACGACATGCAGGAGCTGCAGGTGGTGCTGCATCACACCACCGGCGCCCTGATGGCCTTCTACAACGGCACCGCAGATGCGGACGCCACCCTCGGTGCCCTGCAGAGCGGCCTGGAGGCACTGGCCTGGCACCGCGGGAATGTCGCGCAGCACGCCCACCCACAACTCGAACTTGGAGAGCTTGGCGATGAGTAAGGCCCTAGCACTGTTCAAGACCCTATTCGACGGCCCGCGCGACCCGCGCAGTGCCGAGTACCAGGAAGGTTGCCTGTACATCCTCCGCCGCAAGCTCGATGGCATAGGGAAGAAGGATTGCCCTTACCACATGCCCAGCGCCCAGGCCGACGCCTGGATAGCGGGATGCGAGGAAGGACTGCGCCAGTACCGATATCTCCAGCACAGCCAGGAGCAGAGCGTATGAGCAAACCCCGCACCAGCGAGAGCGCCCTGCGCGTGCTGCGCGTCATGAAGGCCCTGAAGGGCCACAGCCTGCACGGCCTGAGCAATGGGGAGCTGGCCAAGGCCCTGGGCGAGAGCCCGGCCAACATCACTCGCTGCATGGACACCCTGATCGAAGCCGGCTTGGCCACTCGCCTGGAAACTGGGCGTTTTGCGCCGGGTATCGCCCTCCTGCAAATCGCCCAGGCCCATGCCAACGAGATGGCCAATGCCCAGGCGCGCATCAACG
This DNA window, taken from Pseudomonas alcaligenes, encodes the following:
- a CDS encoding helix-turn-helix domain-containing protein, giving the protein MSKPRTSESALRVLRVMKALKGHSLHGLSNGELAKALGESPANITRCMDTLIEAGLATRLETGRFAPGIALLQIAQAHANEMANAQARINEINQRVLAGAGR